The stretch of DNA TTCCACAATCAATTTCTACCTATTTCTATAAATTTCAATCTATTTCTATTATCTTATCTCCATATCACTCTTATCTCCTTATCCCCTTTCTTACACTTTTGATATATAGCCTGAACGGTTACCAAATACCAGTATCTCCCAGTCTTTACCTAAAAAGTATAGCTCAGGGAGGTAGTAACATTTCTTGTTGTAGGTCTTTCAGTGGAAGGGCGGTCTTGTAGAAAACTGATGTTTAGTGAAAGATTGTCCAGGAAAGAATAATTACCCGCAACATTCAAGTTCTCACTTTCACTATCGTTAGATTTAGTAGAACTAAATGTGGTTGTAAGTCCAAAAGGCGCTTTTGTAATCTCCATGCCTACTGTTCGGGAAATAGTTTCCTGGTTAATTGTCGTTGTTTTCCCCTTATTTATGTTATAGGCATAAGATGTTGAAACTATCTCGGTTATAGGAGCGCGGATGGAAACCTTCGTCTCTGTATCTATTTTATCTGTGTCATCCGGGGAATAGATATAAGTTTGCCCAAAAGTAAGTGGAAAATCCCGATTTTTTATCCTCAAATTGTAATTTATATCTGTGCTGTAATTGTGTGTTATATTTCTTTCTGTGGCTTTCTGCTCAGCCAAAACATAACCTATTTGATAGTCCAGGTTTTCAAAGACTGGCTGAGAAAGTTGGAGAGTAAGATTATGAGTAAGATTTCGTGTCTTTTCATCTAAGGAATAAGACTTATCAACACAATTACTGAAATTACAAGATAGAGTCATCTCTTTTATAAGATTAAAGAGAAGGTTCAAGGTATATCCGGTATTTTCAGATTTAGGGTTACCTTGTTCATCCTTTATCTTTGTTGACTGAAATTCAATCCCTGTTTGCCCCAAAAACCTTTTTTCCCCTATATCGTAAGTCATACCTGCGGTTGTCAGATGCGTTTTAGCACTATTGGCAGATTCTTCTGTATCAGATAAGTTATAGCCCACACGGAAGATTAAAGAAGATAATGCTTGCCAGGAGAGTCCATAATCCTGGGTAAATGTTTTAATATCTGTCTCTGTGGTCTGGGATTTAGAAAGGTTATTATTTAAGTTAAATTTAGTTATAAATTTTAATTTCTCATTAATCTGGCTGATAAGTCCTGCCATATAGTTTTCCGACTCAGATGAGGTTTTTAAACTTTCATCATCAGGTATGTTATCAGTATCAGAAGATTGAATATCAAGGTTTAACTCGAAGATTTTCTTGAAAGGGATATTTGATGTTAGCCCAATAGATTTTACCTTAGTTTTATTCTTTTCAACAAAGTCCTGTGTTTTGCCAAGATTTAGAATAATATCCGTGGTCGCCTGCCCTAACTTACTCCCCAGAGAGAAGTTAAAATCTTCTGTTTTAACTTCTTTATCTGAACCAACATTCTCTCTTGTATTTTTATTATCTGAATTAGAGTAATTGAATTGTATAGGGAAGTTATTAAATACGGATATACCCAGACCAATCTTCATAGAATCATCTTTACTCTTGTAATCGGTTTCATCGAAGGTATTCAAGCTATCTTCTGTCTTGCCCGATAACGCCAATTCCCACAAAGGATTTTTTATACCTACATCAAGGTCGGCTTTTTGTTTCCCGCCGGTTGTGAACTCTTGCTTATTTGCCTTAATCTCGCTTCTTATTTCAACTCCATTGTCGAGAGAGCGTGTCTGATTTACCGCGACATTGGTCGATAGGGCATGTTGAGTTTGATTCTGTTCATCTTCTACTGTTTGATAGCCTGTGGTAATTCCACCGGATGCCCCATCTACTTCAAATTCAGTCCAGTCTATTTGTGTTGGTTGTCCGCTTGTCCCATCCACATCCCCATATTCCCATCCGCCTTCCATCTCTCCTCCATCCCACTCTTCGCCCTCTTCCATTTCTTCTTCTGGCTCTGGTTCTTCCTCTGGTTCTACTGGTGGTTCTTCCTCTGGCGCTATTGGTGATTCTTCCTCTGATTCTATTGGTGGTTCTTCCTCTGGCTCTATTGGTGGTTCTTCCGGACTAATAGGAAGGGGAATTACTATTCTTCCTGGATTGGGATAGATTATTTGAACTTCCAATTTACGGACTCCAGCTGGAATAAAAGGAGAGACTATCACATCGTTATTTTTTGTTGCCGGAACTTTGAAACTACGCCAGCCCTTGCCATCGAGATAAATATTTCCCCTGACATCTCCAATTCGTGTCTCTGAAGTTCTTAATTTGATGCCGACTTTGAATTCTTTTTTCTTTTGAATGTCTTTTTTGGGTAAGATAACTTTCATCCCTTTTACTCTAAACAGCTCATCTCTTAGAGTAGTGCGAACCTCTATTTGAATTGGAGAACTACCGCGAATCGGATTACCGAGGGTATCATAGCCTGAAAATGTGCGGCTAATCGTAAATTTACCGTTTGCCTTTCCTGACAGTGCCTGTGCCCTTTTCATATCATCAAGGATAATTGGTCTATTTAACCGTTTGGGAGCCCCTGGTGTAATATTTTCAGAGATGAGAAAAACCTCTGTTTTTGTCCCATTCCCAAATCGATACATAACCTCCTCCCGGGTTATCCTGGCGCCAACAGGACCATTTAGCGAGAGGGTATAGGATAAATTAGCCCTCTTTTCGCCTTTATAAAATATTAAGGCATTAGGTGATGGCGTAACACGGAGAGTTGTAGCCACAATATTTACTTTGATGCCATCAGAAGATTTCCATTGCTGACCATAAGCATCTCTAACCGCGAAGTAGTAAGTTTTACCCTGGGTCAATGATAAACCAGACCTCGTCACACTCGTTCCTGTGGCAAATGTCCAGGTAACTACATCTGTTCCGCCGCGGGTTGTCCCAATGGCATACAGATAACCGTTGGCACCTACTACTGGTGCCCAGTTTGCGGACAATTGTGTTGTTGACCGTGTCCAGTCTTCATCTGCACCGAGACCATCATTTACCCAAGCTGGTGCTTGAGCGAAACCTACCTCTGCGGTCAATAAAATCCCTAAAACTATACCCAAAGTTTTTATCCTGTCCATTTCTCGTTCCTCCTTATTCCTCTATTGTCGTGTTGAACAAATAACGCACGGAATTTAATTCTGGTAACTGGTGATTGGTAACTGGTAATTAAATACCGTTTGGCTGATCTCAGGACGAAACTATTTAACCAGTTACCAGTTATCCGTTTGCAGGTTATGAAATCTGATGATACGCCGTGCAAAACTTACTCAACACCACACTAGCAAGTTTATAAACAGGAATTTAGGCTTTAGCCTTTCATTGCAACGAATGAAACCCTACGAGGGTAAATTCCATCTTAAATTTATAATATAAATATAACATAATAACACTATAAAGTCAAAACTTTTTTTAAAAAAACTTCTTGACAAAATAATAATAGTTAAGATATAATAAAAAATGGTTGTTTTAAGGGGAATAAGAAGATGTTAGCAAAGGAGTCAAGACCATTATTTGTCCTGTTTTGGGGAATTGTTCTCCTGTGTGTTATCCTTTCATCTCAGGGAAGAGTAATGGGCAAGGTAGAAAAAACGGTTAAACCAAAGATAATTATTTCAGTTTCTTCCTGTGGCAAAGAGGCAGATTTTCCATCAAAAGATAAACTTGTGACTATGGGGAAGGAGATAATTCAGAGCATTTTCCCTTTGGAGATAGAAAAGAGTCGTCGAGTAAAAGGGGAGATTAGCTTTATCGGGCGGAAGGGAAAAGTGCCGATGTTTAAGATGGATTGCCTATTCCTCTACAAGACAACTTATACCGCTGTTACTCACCATGTTGTCTTTAAACTCCATGTAACCGGATACATCATTGTATCCGTTGATGATAAATTATGGGACACCACAAGCGTAAAATCTAAAATAAAAAGGAGGAAATAGATATGAAGACTTTTTTATTTTCAGTTTTTTTCTCAATGTGTTGTATCCCATTAGCATGGGCACAACAACTGTTTCCAGGAGCCAAAATAATCGATGACAAGGTGATAAAGATTCCCTCAGTGGTTCAGGTTGCGACGAATATTAGAGATGTTCAATTGACCACGCGCCTGACTCTTGAGCAGATAGATAAACAAAATGTGGAGAAAGCAACTAAGTTACTGATTAATCAACAGCTTGCGACTCTGGTTGGTCGGAGTAGTTCAGTAAGACCAATAGTAACGGTGCTCCAAAGAGTTGGCAAGAAACTTTTGGTTGAATCGCTGGTTGTTTTCCGTGATAAAACAACATATAGTGCTACACTTTCAAAGATGGACTATGAAGTCGAAGGTGACCAGGTCATTTTAAAGCAGAAGATTGATGACTATAGTCCACGGATAGCCGTTTTACAGAAACCCGGCGCTCCAAAGGCTGAAACACTAAAGATTAAAAAGGATATTCTTGCCAATCTAAAGATTTCTCTACCGCAGGGATATGGGCCAAAGGCACTTGCCAATACACCTTGCGATGATATTTCTACAGCAGTGCAATATACAAACCAGATACACAATATCTTTGTTCAGGCATTTGGACTGGCGGAAAAAAAGATTGGTAACAAGAGCACAAAAGCCGCCCTGATGAATATTCTACAAAAGGGCACACGGCTTCTGGCATGGAATAACATCGGGCACGGAAATCCAGACCTGATTGTCGAGTGGAATGACAAATTAATAACGCATGCCGATTTTAATACGCCAACTTCGTTTGAAGGTGTTTATAATGCCGTCATTCTTCTAAACTCGTGTGATACCTGTGCCTCACCATACCATCTCAAAAATGCGATTATGAACCACAATCCTCGCACCTTCATTGCAGGCAGTAAAGGTTTACCAATTGGCTCATCAGAAGAAGTGGATTATCATTTCTGGAACTATTCACTTCTTCAAAATCAGACTATGGCCTGGTCTTTAAATGAGGCAGAGAAAAAGAAAAACCTTCTTGGCTATTTCTGTCTGAATGGCTACAATGGGAAATTTGCAGAAGTTGAGGCGGCAAAATTCACCGAAGATTGCATACCATTTGACTATAAGAAAGTAAAGGCTAAAAATGTAAATGGTCGGTGGAAAGTAGTTCAAGGGAGTATGTGGATGCTTGATTTCGGAACCAATAAATCTCAAGCAGAAAAGGCTATTGAGATTATGAAACACTACAAGCTTGACCGTCAATGCTTTGTTGGACGACCTGATGCTCCGATGCAATACTATACCACAGGTGGAAAAGCACCTCAGGGGAGCCTGGCTGGTGAGGATTGCATTTCGTTCAATCCTAACAATGTAACCGCTAAAAATATCGGTGGACATTGGAAGGTTGTTGATGGCTCACACTGGCTCCTTGATTTTGGTAACAAAGAAGCGGAATCAAAGATTGCCGTAGAAATCATAAAATTTTATGGTTTCAAGCAGATATGTTTTGTGGGAAGACCAAATGCGCCAATGATGTATTTTAAAAAGTAGCGAAATAAGAGGTTGGGATGGGAATAAAAAGAGCAACCAAAATTTCCATAGGATGGGTATGTATCCTATGTATGTTCTCTCCAGTGGTATATGGAAAGGTAAAAGAGCCTCATCCCATCCCTATTTATGTCATCGAACGAGATACACTGCAAACAAGAAATTTCATCCCCGTAGTAAATCATGAAACGATGATTATTAATCTGGGGAAGAGAAGTGTGAGACTCGACCTGGTGTCGAAAATTCCAGAGGGTAAATATCGGGAAGGAGAAGGATATCCTGCTTTTTTAGAAGACTCTCTCCTTCCCGAACCACTTTTTTCTCTCAAAGATATCTCACCAAAAAAAACCTTATATTTGGAACATCCTGAATTCGATAAGGATGAAAACGCATATATCTGGAAAGGGATATTACTTCCGCCAGCTCAGAACCTCATAGCTCAGTATGACAATTATTTTGGGGAATATAGTCATTACTGGACAGCGCAGGGTTTTGATTTTCAAGGTATTAAAATAAAAACCTCCTACATCTCCTCCAAACTCAATGAATCCGAATGGGAACTTTCATTGAGTTATGATATTGAAAATGCTACTGGATACCAGGTCAAAGATTTTTCTATGAGTGTTTTTCTCCCGGTAAAAGAAATCAGGAAAGAAGATGAAGTATCTTTTATTGATTTACAGCAAATTTGTGCCTCACCAAATATAGAGGTATCCCAGGTAACAAAATCAGATGGATATGGTTGTGCGGCGTATGGGGTTATGGCGAATTTGGGCACAAGTGAGTTTGACGCAGAGGGAAAAATCAGGTTTTTTGTGTGTATTGCCGGGGCATTATTACCCAATAATGGAAGTATTTGGCCCACCATAAATATCACCGGACGCCTTTTTAATCAGGAATCCTGCTGGCCAGCAACTCTTATAAAAACAGATATTCCCGTCGCAGAAGAGCACTTTTCCTACACTTCATACAATCTGGTTATAAAAGATAGTCATACCTTTACATTTCATCAAGGAGAAGTTGTTGTTCAACAAGAACGATGAATATTTTCTCTTCTGCTCGCTTTCTCACTTGCTCCTAATGGCTTACCTTTCTTTTATCCTTCTCAAAATTAAACTTTGGGTCTTTATCCGTGGTATGGCATTTTGTGCAAATCCCGCTTGAATCTACCTTGCCAGGTTTATCCCCAATCTTTGCTATCTGCTTATCTACAAAAGGGTTTTGACGGGTGATTAGATGCACCATTCCTAATTTATGGCACTCCTCACACCCAACATTAATAAAATCAGGTGTCGTCTGATAGTCTGAAAAACCATTATCTTCTTTGAAATGGGTCGTATGACATTTAAGGCATTCAGGATTTTTTTCCTCCTTAACTCTCTGGAGGGATTGAAATGCCTTTGCATGTTTTGTCTTTTTCCATTGTTTATATTGTTTGTCGTGGCAGGTACTACATCTTTTTGTTCCGGCATATATCGTTCGAACAAATGGGTTAGCGGGTTGACTTATGCCTTTCTCCTGGGTTTCTTTCTTATATTCCTCAATTATTTTGGCTATTTTTTCATCCACTGGCACAGATTCCTCAAGAACACTATTTTTTTCTTCAAAAGAGGTTATTCCTTTATCAAGATAGACCTTAATACATCTTCCTTCATCCCCTTTAGATGATGGTTGGAGAATTAAAGTGTGGTTAGTCTTGATTACCCCTCCTTCTTTTGTCACTCTAAACAATTCATCACAAATTATAATATCTATTCCCTCAACTCCTTTTACCAGGTCTAAAGATTCTCCTTTGGTTAGTTGAGTTAGAGCAATAACAAGGTTACATCTATCCCTTAATGATTTGACGATTTCTTTAGCAACATCGATTGGGTCTTTTATAATTAACCCTTCTTCTAATTTGATTTGTCTGGATAGTCCAAAGATACCTATTTTAATTTCTTTGTCAACACCAGGAAAAGATTTAATTATGTATGGGGCTGTAAGTAATTTATCTTTGTCAAATATATTGGCAGAAACAAATGGGAGATTATATTTTTCTTTTAAATTAATCAGCGTATTTTTGTCAAGATGTGGTATATCTTTTTCACTTAGATTTATCGCATCATAGTGCATTTGTGCCATTGCTCTGGCGATATATTCATTTTTCACATCTTTTATATTTTTTTGGCTTGAGACAAAATAGCCTGAATCGAGGACAAGATTTATGGGTGCATTTTGCGTATTTTCTTTAATAAAAGTAGCCCATCTGACCAGACCGCCGCCTCTTTTACCTCCACACCCACAGGGCTCTAAATAGCCTTTTATATTACCCGAATAAAATATTTGAATTGTGGGAATAGAAATATTTGTCTCTTTTCCTTTGACTGGTGACTGCATTCCAGCCAGAGAAATTACTAATAATAAAAGTAATAACCTCTTCATTTTTCAACCTCTTTGTATAATTAGTGATTCAATTAAGTAGTAGCAGGGAACTGGTAGCGCCACGGGGATTCGAACCCCGGTCTGATGGCTGAGAACCACCTATCCTGGACCCCTAGACGATGGCGCCGTAATGTGAGGGAGATATTCCCTGCAAAATGTCTTCAACACAACAACCCGGAGCACCTGCCAGAAATGCTGGGATGTTTTTTTCAGTGTTTCTGGTCAAGTCCAGCGATTTGTAACCGTTCAGGTAATCCTTTACCGCAGAGACGCAGAGTTTAATGCAAATATCAAAATGTAAAAATCAAAAGGACAAAGCAAAATGCAAAAATAGTTGTAAGGCAACAAAAAAAATCAAATATTAAATATTAAAAATCAAAAATAAGAATAAAAGAATTCCTTAATTTTGGTAACCGTTCAGGCTATATATCAAAAGTGTAAGAAAGGGGATAAGGAGATAAGAGTGATATGGAGATAAGATAATAGAAATAGATTGAAATTTATAGAAATAGGTAGAAATTGATTGTGGAAAACAACAAATTTCCATAAATTTCTATTAGTTTCTATTAATTTCAATTTTTTTAATAATATCTCCCTATCTCCTTAATCTCCACATCTCCTTTTGTTACACCACCTGAACGCTTACTAATTTTGATATTTGCTCTTTGATTTTTGATATGATATTTGATATGTCATTTTCCATTTTAATATTTAATGTGTTTAAAGTGGTTTCGCACTAAATCAGTACTATTCATTTGTGCTCTCTGACCACGCTAAACAGGTACTTATATCTTCTTATCGCTAACATTAGTAATTATCCACTTACCCTTTTGCCTGGCTGGGGAGCAAGGATTCGAACCTCAACTAACAGATCCAGAGTCTGCTGTCCTACCATTAGACGAC from bacterium encodes:
- a CDS encoding multiheme c-type cytochrome; translated protein: MKRLLLLLLVISLAGMQSPVKGKETNISIPTIQIFYSGNIKGYLEPCGCGGKRGGGLVRWATFIKENTQNAPINLVLDSGYFVSSQKNIKDVKNEYIARAMAQMHYDAINLSEKDIPHLDKNTLINLKEKYNLPFVSANIFDKDKLLTAPYIIKSFPGVDKEIKIGIFGLSRQIKLEEGLIIKDPIDVAKEIVKSLRDRCNLVIALTQLTKGESLDLVKGVEGIDIIICDELFRVTKEGGVIKTNHTLILQPSSKGDEGRCIKVYLDKGITSFEEKNSVLEESVPVDEKIAKIIEEYKKETQEKGISQPANPFVRTIYAGTKRCSTCHDKQYKQWKKTKHAKAFQSLQRVKEEKNPECLKCHTTHFKEDNGFSDYQTTPDFINVGCEECHKLGMVHLITRQNPFVDKQIAKIGDKPGKVDSSGICTKCHTTDKDPKFNFEKDKRKVSH